The DNA window GCGCAGAACAGAAAAGCGCGTCACGATTATTTTATTGTTGATTCTTTTGAGACCGGCATTGTGCTGACCGGAACGGAGATTAAGTCGCTGCGCGACGGGCGCGCGAATCTGAAGGACGGCTACGCCGTGGTAAAGAACGGCGAGCTGTGGCTTGAGAACGTGCATATTTCGCCGTATGACAAGGGAACGCATTACAACGTTGACCCGCTTCGCACGCGCAAACTGCTTGTTCATAAGAAAGAGGCGCTGAAGCTCTTTCAGAGGACGCGCGAACAGGGTTTCACGCTTGTGCCGCTCAAACTCTACATAAAGCAGGGGCGGTGGGCAAAGTGCGAGCTTGCGCTCGCGAAGGGCAAGCATCTGCACGACAAGCGCGAGGCGATAGCGCAGCGCGATGCCGAACGCGAAATGCAGCGCACTATGAAAAGGGACAATGACTGATAAGAACCAATGACTTATAAAGGGCAATGACGAATAAGAACCAATGACGGATAAGGGACAATTACGAAAAGAACAGTTGCTGTAAGAAACTATAACAGGTACAAGGTAATTAACGAACAATATTTGAAAACAATATTAAAATGCTAGAATGAGGTGTATGGCAATGGAGAATATTGTGCTGGATAAAAGCGTTGCCTTTGCCACTAATGCCGTAAAGTTTTGCAGAAAGTTACAAGAAGAGAAAAAAGAGTATAATATTACAGACCAGTTAATCCGCTGTGCTACGAGCATAGGAGCAAACTTGAGTGAAGCCTGCTATGCGCAGTCTCCTGCCGACTTTATTTCAAAGGTCAAAATAGCAGAAAAAGAGGCCAACGAATCGGCGTATTGGATAAAAATATTGCATAATATCGGCTATATGCCTGATAAAACGTATTATAAATTTTATGATGAAACGTCACAAATTAAGCGGCT is part of the Candidatus Equadaptatus faecalis genome and encodes:
- a CDS encoding four helix bundle protein, coding for MENIVLDKSVAFATNAVKFCRKLQEEKKEYNITDQLIRCATSIGANLSEACYAQSPADFISKVKIAEKEANESAYWIKILHNIGYMPDKTYYKFYDETSQIKRLLSAIIVCKKKNLASA
- the smpB gene encoding SsrA-binding protein SmpB is translated as MTVPEDKTVAQNRKARHDYFIVDSFETGIVLTGTEIKSLRDGRANLKDGYAVVKNGELWLENVHISPYDKGTHYNVDPLRTRKLLVHKKEALKLFQRTREQGFTLVPLKLYIKQGRWAKCELALAKGKHLHDKREAIAQRDAEREMQRTMKRDND